A region of the Pungitius pungitius chromosome 8, fPunPun2.1, whole genome shotgun sequence genome:
ggatccctcctctgacgttctccctaaggtttcttcccttttttttcccattgaagggttttttcatattttggggagtttttcctgtgccgatgtgagggtttcgggacagaggatgttgcatgtgtacagactgtaaagccctctgaggcaaatttgtaatttgcgattttgggctatacaaaataaaatgaattgaattgaatcgtAGAAGGTGCAGATTGCGTAATGGACCATGGTGTGTAGGTAACGGTGTTAATGGTGGTTTGCTACCCGATGGCGTAGATGGTGGTGAGTTTGCGGTTGTAGTTCTGCAGCCTCAGAAGTTGTTCAGCGTACTGGTATGTCAGCAGACTGGGTTTCCCAAGCAGTGCTTGGTACTGAAGCTCTCGACCAGTCATCTTCCTGTACACCGACTCCAGACACACCAGGAACATCCCGTGACCAAACCTACGGCAACGAAGCAGGCAGAAACCTGAAGGGCATCGGTGGAAACCTTCATTCGTCATGGAGACGGCACTAGACGAGGACGCCCCACGTGTCAAACTAACTTCCTGTGTGTGGCGGTTACCGTGGTGACGGGGCCTCAGCCATCCACATCAGGTCTATGTTACAGGCGAGGACGGGCAGCTGAGCGGGCACCTGGGGATTGTACGCACAGCCTGGACTGCCATTGGTCAGGAGCACGTCGATCAGCAGCTGCAGGTTTGTCTCCCACCGGATTGGCTCTCCGAACAAGATTATCGCTACAGCGGCCCAGGAAGTGAGTCAGGAGCAATCAACAAAATAAGAGCCAGAAAACAtagattacatgtcatttagttgacgctTTGATTTTTGACTTTTACGTTTTTTTAACCTAtggttgtacatttttttacttcGACATGGGACATGaagcagccagggttcaaactgCCAACCCATGCGCCCATTGATATATTGGggtgtgtctttattattttgcctATTTTGCTGATTgttcaatcatttttattttaaatcctgtttttttaaatgttttatttatgtttttgtttctttatactGTGCCGAAATATCTTTATAACTTTTCCCTTGGTTATATTACAACACTGAGAAtatgaaaaagtaaataaatattacGCAAATATAAACTAAAGAATGTCGAAAAGCAGTGTTTTGAGTATTTACTGTGTAGTTAGTTACCTTCTATTTTGGGAAGAGTCTGCAGAGGAGACGACTGAAACAGAAGATTCTTGGATTAATTCGCTGCTTTCAGAGACCTAAAGTCACCTGGTACAGGTACGGTACATACAGGTAGTTTGGGTCTCCTGTTGTGGTCCACCATGTCCAGCAGCGGGTGATGTTCTCGGAGTTGCTCGACGCTCACAACCTTCTGAAAACCCAAACTGGCGATACGGTCAAGAGTTCAAATCATTCAATCTGACATTTTGTCCTGGAGGATTTAAGTTATTGAGACTTTAAAAAACGACAATgtcaatgagcctcagctgctaTTGAAGAAGAGGCCAAACAAAGTTTGGGTGTGAAGGATACGTTTTGGCGATATCGGTCACTGGTCCCTGTCCAGACACCAGGACGCACTTATCGTGAAAGGCCTTCAACATTTGCAAAGGACTGTGGGAAAGAACCACCTGCTCTGGGGCGATCtacggagagaaagagagatgctTCCCTTACATGACGTCTTCACCTTCGTCCCACTGTCTTCACCTAAGGCCCATCGTCGCTCCTATCATTGTCACCGACGTCCCATTGTCTTCACCTACCTACTATCACACGGGTGTCCACACCTTTTTTCTAGTGTCTTGGCGATCAACTTATTACCCCCCCTGTCCTATCCTGAACATCTACGTCCCATCGCTACCCTTTACGCTACCATCTTCAACTACATCCTGCCATCTTCGCCTACGTCTCGTCATCGTCACATGCTTCCTGATGTCTTGATCTAATGATCAAAATCACTGTAAATAATTGAGATCAAACAAGATTATAATCTGTAAGAAACACCGAGACATGAACATCTAACTCCTCTCTTGTCTTTCTTGCTCCGTCTCTTCCTCGATGTGTCAAAATCGCTTTGTCTTTCTCAAGCGGTCTTTGCTACCTGGACCTCCAGCAGGTGAGACAGCTGCTGGGCCTTGTGATGTCTCTGGCAGCTTCCTGCATTGGTGACGAAGACGACAGGAAACAAGAAGTTGTTGTTTCGGTCCAGAAGCTTCCGGAATGCTCGTCGTGCGGCAGGAATCAACGAACCGCCACGAAGCAGGACGCCGTCCACGTCGAAAAGGACGCCCGCCTGATGGAGACGAAGACAGGTCCAATAGACACaccggtgagagagagagattagcaTCTGTCATCCAAGTAATCAGGTGAAGAAGGCAGCccttaatgaataataatactaataatattaTACATAGATATGAAAAAAATCTTATTTCATTACTTCAAACATTTCAAGATTAGAAACTTTGCCTTCAGATAAAAGTCAGATAAAATATTAgtaaaatataacaataatgCTACCCAGATGCATGGGGTGTTAATCCAAAAAGACAactatgtactgtatatactgttTTAACACTTAACATTTAAGGTTATTACTTTTTGATCACTATTTGAGCAGCTCTAATTTGGTCATATTTCTGTAATAACTTTAACAGCCCAAATCCATCAATTTATTATAGTATTAAATCAACATCCACCTTCcaaccaaagaaaacacatcaaaGTCTGAGAGAATCCTTAAAGCTAATACAACTCGGATGTAATCATCAATTAACTTGTGTCAGAAATGAGATTTTTAGACTTCGCAGACATCTGACCAATAttgtttttgcagtttaaagtatttcaaaataatgctATAGAGGTTTTTAATAAACTCTGACATCTGATTTGACTTGTTCTAatcataataaatataatatcgCATGTAGTTCTTTAAAACTTTGTTCTGAAG
Encoded here:
- the zgc:77375 gene encoding haloacid dehalogenase-like hydrolase domain-containing 5, translated to MWCRGFLQQTVRSISTSRQAGVLFDVDGVLLRGGSLIPAARRAFRKLLDRNNNFLFPVVFVTNAGSCQRHHKAQQLSHLLEVQIAPEQVVLSHSPLQMLKAFHDKCVLVSGQGPVTDIAKTLGFQKVVSVEQLREHHPLLDMVDHNRRPKLPSSPLQTLPKIEAIILFGEPIRWETNLQLLIDVLLTNGSPGCAYNPQVPAQLPVLACNIDLMWMAEAPSPRFGHGMFLVCLESVYRKMTGRELQYQALLGKPSLLTYQYAEQLLRLQNYNRKLTTIYAIGDNLMTDIYGANLYNRYLGQQNAAMATTTKLVAQGTGSQMTMAVPEEELVSAAAQCRSILVCTGVYNPRSPLPSDRSEAVTESVFHGHRDLKLELDLVEPNHVVEDVEAAVDILLQQESSVTSDL